From Luteolibacter rhizosphaerae, a single genomic window includes:
- a CDS encoding efflux RND transporter periplasmic adaptor subunit encodes MKKAIPVILLLGVLAAGGWYFYGKYRNEEDALVLHGNVDIRGVDLGFRVSGRIAEVLKDEGDAVKAGELLARIDAEPYQRELDQAKATHLQAVASLEQAKASLVQAKADADLKRAGYRTEEVEQARASLAQAKVTMENSERAYQRQSTLVKTNGVSRQNFENAEAAYHEAEQRMKVAEASLKQLESGFRVEEVAAAEAGVGAAQAAAGAAEAAVVRAEAAVKTAEIKLQDTELKSPSDGIVITRAQEPGAIVQAGPTVLSLSLEDPVWVRAYVHEPELGKFPPGTKVEVLTDGRPDQPFHGTVGFVSPRAEFTPKTVETQELRTSLVYRMRVVVDDSDGSLRQGMPVRVQRSAE; translated from the coding sequence ATGAAAAAAGCCATACCGGTGATCCTGTTGCTCGGCGTGCTAGCTGCGGGCGGGTGGTACTTCTACGGGAAGTACCGTAACGAAGAAGACGCACTGGTGCTGCACGGGAACGTGGACATCCGCGGGGTCGACCTGGGATTCCGAGTCTCCGGCCGGATCGCGGAGGTGCTGAAGGACGAGGGCGATGCGGTGAAGGCGGGCGAGCTGCTGGCGCGGATCGATGCCGAACCCTACCAGCGCGAGCTCGACCAAGCGAAGGCCACACACCTGCAGGCGGTGGCCTCGCTCGAACAAGCGAAGGCCAGTTTGGTCCAAGCAAAGGCCGATGCCGATCTCAAGCGCGCGGGATATCGCACCGAAGAAGTGGAGCAGGCGCGCGCCAGTCTGGCCCAAGCAAAGGTGACGATGGAGAACTCCGAACGCGCCTACCAACGGCAATCCACGCTGGTAAAGACGAACGGTGTCTCGCGCCAGAACTTCGAGAACGCGGAGGCGGCCTATCATGAAGCGGAGCAACGGATGAAGGTGGCCGAGGCCAGCTTGAAGCAGCTCGAATCGGGATTCCGGGTGGAAGAGGTGGCGGCAGCCGAAGCAGGTGTGGGAGCCGCGCAGGCGGCAGCAGGTGCAGCGGAGGCCGCGGTGGTGAGGGCGGAAGCAGCCGTGAAAACGGCAGAAATCAAGCTACAGGACACCGAACTGAAGAGTCCTTCGGACGGCATCGTCATCACCCGGGCGCAAGAACCCGGCGCTATCGTGCAAGCCGGGCCCACGGTGCTCTCGCTCTCGCTGGAGGATCCGGTATGGGTAAGGGCTTACGTTCACGAACCCGAGCTAGGCAAGTTCCCGCCGGGGACGAAGGTGGAGGTGCTCACGGACGGACGCCCGGACCAGCCCTTCCACGGTACGGTCGGCTTCGTTTCTCCACGCGCCGAGTTCACGCCGAAGACGGTGGAGACCCAGGAGCTGCGGACCTCGCTAGTCTATCGCATGCGGGTGGTGGTGGATGACTCGGACGGCTCGCTGAGGCAGGGGATGCCGGTGCGGGTGCAGAGAAGTGCCGAGTGA
- the cecR gene encoding transcriptional regulator CecR, translating to MQRELFPTSPNKGEQARRRLLLAALKKFGEKGYENASVREIADEAEQNVAAIGYYFGSKERLYAAVLEGIGEHLRGVFSEVAAESRELLASGEPDVATAQSIIKRMLRTLLGEQLEGSEFEKIRLVMLREQAAPSENFELLYQKTLKPMHELFTRTVGITTGEDPTSTKLILRTHAMFGQVLAFTLARATILRRLGVKKLQAAHKVMIAELLDEHVDLICGGLAWKGSER from the coding sequence GTGCAGCGGGAACTGTTTCCGACGAGTCCGAACAAGGGCGAGCAAGCCCGGCGCAGGCTATTGCTGGCCGCGCTGAAGAAGTTCGGGGAGAAAGGCTACGAGAATGCCTCGGTGCGGGAGATCGCGGACGAGGCGGAGCAGAACGTGGCAGCGATCGGCTACTACTTCGGCAGCAAGGAGCGGCTTTATGCGGCGGTGCTGGAGGGAATCGGCGAGCATTTGCGCGGCGTGTTTTCCGAGGTCGCGGCGGAGTCGCGGGAATTACTGGCAAGTGGCGAGCCGGACGTGGCGACCGCACAGAGCATCATCAAGCGGATGCTGCGGACCCTGCTGGGCGAGCAACTCGAGGGGAGCGAATTCGAGAAGATCCGGCTGGTGATGCTGCGCGAGCAGGCGGCGCCGAGCGAGAACTTCGAGCTGCTCTACCAGAAGACCCTCAAGCCGATGCACGAGCTTTTCACGCGGACGGTGGGAATCACCACCGGTGAAGATCCCACCTCGACCAAGCTGATCCTGCGGACCCACGCGATGTTCGGGCAGGTCCTGGCATTCACTCTGGCGCGGGCGACGATCCTGCGGCGGCTGGGAGTGAAGAAACTACAAGCGGCCCACAAGGTCATGATCGCGGAGCTCCTGGACGAGCACGTGGATCTGATCTGCGGCGGACTCGCATGGAAAGGAAGCGAACGATGA
- a CDS encoding YdgA family protein, protein MKTSAPVSEKSTEGRGGVTGRVPEGFAAAGEDSTGEETKERAKSGPRPPRERKGRISPDAKEMVARIQSSLDEQRSKKIAARISDLVAKLGLNPQQEARLKAHLEGQKPEVAIDGDEGSIRLNAKQTMSPKEQAESLDKLMKEMLTADQHEAYEGNKEAERNQRIEARTLRDMASLSQAVSLREDQRDAVYEILQNEARAQVDQSAEGGMQMGAFMNAEFAAPAGAEATVVQMNVDGPVDGMDHEQIMGKVREQEQARIDKQVERLSGVLDATQLAAYRSHLEQGPLLIGP, encoded by the coding sequence ATGAAAACTTCCGCTCCGGTATCTGAGAAGAGTACCGAGGGAAGAGGCGGGGTGACGGGAAGAGTGCCGGAGGGCTTTGCGGCGGCAGGCGAGGATTCGACCGGAGAGGAGACGAAGGAGAGAGCGAAATCCGGACCGAGACCGCCCCGGGAGCGGAAGGGACGGATCTCGCCGGATGCGAAAGAGATGGTGGCACGGATACAGAGTTCGCTGGACGAGCAGCGCTCGAAGAAGATTGCGGCGAGGATCTCAGACCTGGTGGCAAAGCTGGGGTTGAATCCGCAGCAGGAGGCACGCTTGAAGGCGCATCTTGAGGGACAGAAGCCGGAGGTGGCAATCGACGGGGATGAGGGAAGTATCCGGTTGAATGCCAAACAGACGATGTCCCCGAAGGAACAGGCGGAGAGCCTGGACAAGCTGATGAAGGAGATGCTGACGGCAGACCAGCACGAGGCCTACGAGGGGAACAAGGAAGCGGAGCGCAACCAGCGGATCGAGGCTCGGACGCTCCGTGACATGGCATCGCTTTCGCAGGCGGTATCGCTGCGGGAGGACCAGAGGGATGCGGTGTACGAGATCTTGCAGAACGAAGCCCGGGCTCAGGTGGATCAATCGGCGGAAGGAGGGATGCAAATGGGTGCGTTCATGAATGCGGAGTTTGCAGCTCCTGCGGGAGCAGAGGCAACAGTGGTGCAGATGAATGTGGATGGCCCGGTGGATGGCATGGATCACGAACAAATCATGGGCAAGGTGCGCGAGCAGGAGCAGGCGCGGATCGACAAGCAGGTGGAGCGCTTGAGCGGTGTGCTGGATGCAACCCAACTCGCGGCCTACCGGAGCCATCTGGAGCAGGGCCCCTTGTTGATCGGGCCGTGA
- the rnr gene encoding ribonuclease R, with the protein MEREELRGTLLRVMGGKGYRPMNKSELSRELDLSTHDRPLLRSELAAMTREGKIAEGKKGRYELAKVGGSNHLRGVIRFLPRGHAWFYPDAGDAENLETGIDLKKYSRLHVPRRDTGTALEGDRVIVSFHIPRPAQWRQGRRHEAEEEPDARGKVEKVVERRSGRLVGVYRRKGKFGWVETEDPAVDGQIDLNGDTTAEPGQLVVVDLDRWDKQQNPRGRVIEVLGWPGDAGVDILAVIHRQGLRTSFPEEVLKETHKIGDEVDPAEIARREDWRDRLVITIDPADAKDHDDAIWVEKHGKGWTLAVHIADVSHYVKPKTALDKEASERGNSTYLVDRVLPMLPPELSNGICSLKPDVNRLTKCAVIEISPTGKVSKTTFCDAVINSQAKLSYEQAQAILDGKPAPEGSVEGLEPMVKEAWAMASVLRKKRFADGALDLEMPEIRVKLDDRGRAISVHQVEHTASHQLIEECMLLANEAVARILKIKNKPTIYRVHEDPDFGKLHEYTETARAHGYQPGDLTNRAHIQKLLDASKGRPDEHLIKLGLLKSLKRAAYAADPLGHYGLAKADYCHFTSPIRRYADLVVHRSLQPFLTNAPKKADAVPGQTALAEFARHISDTERASAEAENETKQIKMLEYLSMCAKMPEPPTFDGVITDVRMMGLMVEATEIGARGVIKREDLPRGEWRFEQAQMRFVSRGGLQFQLGQKIKMQVQRIDFQAKFIDFRISGEGVPVEGTKLEKVAWKPSAEKPEKEKKRKFEKTWPPKGKNRDKKKGKKK; encoded by the coding sequence ATGGAACGAGAAGAATTGCGGGGCACGTTGCTCCGCGTGATGGGGGGGAAGGGTTATCGCCCGATGAACAAGTCGGAGCTTTCCAGGGAACTGGACCTTTCCACCCACGACCGCCCTTTGCTGCGGTCGGAACTGGCGGCGATGACCCGGGAGGGCAAGATCGCCGAAGGCAAGAAGGGACGCTACGAGCTGGCGAAGGTCGGCGGATCGAACCACCTGCGGGGGGTGATCCGCTTCCTGCCGCGCGGTCATGCGTGGTTTTACCCCGATGCCGGAGATGCGGAAAACCTGGAGACGGGGATCGACCTAAAGAAGTACTCCCGCCTGCACGTGCCGCGCCGGGATACTGGGACTGCATTGGAGGGGGACCGGGTGATCGTGTCCTTCCACATCCCCCGCCCTGCCCAATGGCGCCAAGGGCGTCGGCACGAGGCGGAGGAGGAACCGGATGCGCGCGGCAAGGTGGAGAAGGTCGTCGAGCGGCGCAGCGGACGGCTGGTGGGAGTCTACCGGAGGAAGGGCAAGTTCGGCTGGGTGGAAACGGAGGATCCGGCGGTGGACGGACAGATCGACCTGAACGGCGATACGACGGCGGAGCCCGGGCAGTTGGTCGTGGTGGATCTCGACCGCTGGGACAAGCAGCAGAATCCGCGTGGACGGGTGATCGAGGTGCTAGGATGGCCCGGTGATGCGGGAGTGGATATCCTGGCGGTAATCCACCGGCAGGGCCTGCGGACCTCATTCCCGGAAGAGGTGCTGAAGGAGACGCACAAGATCGGCGACGAGGTGGACCCGGCGGAAATCGCGCGGCGCGAGGATTGGCGGGACCGGCTGGTCATCACCATCGACCCGGCGGATGCGAAGGACCACGACGATGCGATCTGGGTGGAGAAGCACGGCAAGGGCTGGACCCTGGCGGTGCACATCGCGGATGTATCGCACTACGTGAAGCCGAAGACGGCACTGGATAAGGAGGCTTCGGAGCGCGGGAACTCGACCTACCTGGTGGACCGGGTGCTGCCGATGCTGCCGCCCGAGCTGAGCAACGGGATTTGCTCGCTGAAGCCGGACGTGAACCGCCTGACGAAGTGCGCGGTGATCGAGATCTCGCCCACCGGAAAGGTGAGCAAGACGACTTTTTGCGATGCGGTGATCAACAGCCAGGCGAAGCTTTCCTATGAGCAGGCGCAGGCGATCCTGGATGGCAAGCCGGCCCCGGAGGGATCGGTGGAGGGGCTTGAGCCGATGGTCAAGGAGGCTTGGGCGATGGCATCGGTGCTGCGCAAGAAGCGCTTCGCCGATGGCGCGCTGGATCTGGAGATGCCGGAGATCCGGGTGAAGCTGGATGACAGGGGGCGGGCGATCTCGGTGCACCAGGTGGAGCACACGGCGAGTCACCAACTGATCGAAGAATGCATGCTGCTGGCGAACGAGGCGGTGGCGCGGATTCTGAAGATCAAGAACAAGCCGACGATCTACCGGGTGCACGAGGACCCGGACTTCGGGAAGCTGCACGAATACACCGAGACGGCACGGGCACACGGTTACCAGCCAGGCGACCTGACGAACCGGGCGCATATCCAGAAGTTGTTAGACGCTTCGAAGGGGCGTCCGGACGAGCACCTGATCAAGCTGGGCCTGCTGAAGAGCCTGAAGCGGGCGGCCTATGCGGCGGATCCGTTGGGGCACTATGGATTGGCGAAGGCGGACTACTGTCACTTCACGAGCCCGATCCGCCGCTATGCGGACCTGGTGGTGCATCGCTCGCTGCAGCCCTTCCTAACGAATGCGCCGAAGAAGGCGGACGCGGTGCCGGGGCAAACGGCATTGGCGGAATTCGCTCGGCACATTTCCGATACGGAGCGGGCATCCGCGGAGGCGGAGAACGAGACGAAGCAGATCAAGATGCTCGAGTATCTGTCGATGTGCGCGAAGATGCCGGAGCCGCCGACATTCGATGGAGTGATCACCGACGTGCGGATGATGGGCCTGATGGTGGAGGCGACGGAAATCGGCGCGCGCGGGGTGATCAAGCGGGAGGATCTGCCGCGGGGCGAGTGGCGCTTCGAGCAGGCGCAGATGCGCTTCGTGTCACGCGGCGGGCTGCAATTCCAGCTCGGGCAGAAGATCAAGATGCAGGTGCAGCGGATCGACTTCCAAGCGAAGTTCATCGACTTCCGGATCTCGGGAGAAGGGGTGCCGGTGGAGGGAACGAAACTGGAGAAGGTGGCGTGGAAGCCTTCCGCCGAGAAGCCGGAGAAGGAGAAGAAGCGGAAGTTCGAGAAGACATGGCCGCCGAAGGGGAAGAACCGGGACAAGAAGAAGGGGAAGAAGAAGTGA
- a CDS encoding type II secretion system GspH family protein, whose product MKTRPVARRAASGFTLVELLVVISIIVVLAAMSFGAANMAMTKAKKLQTSNDARALKQAIQAFNSEYSRLPDFGAQGDEAQTDGEAGAELLTILLGKEEVSDSMQNKKQIAFGNFKINKTKAKGGLVYSNGGSGARPDGLYDAWGKPFYLKLDTEYDGELEDPFKQGNIVRDTIIVYSYGADGKVGGGDDIQTW is encoded by the coding sequence ATGAAAACCCGTCCCGTAGCCCGCCGCGCAGCCAGCGGCTTCACCCTCGTCGAGCTTCTCGTCGTCATCTCCATCATCGTGGTGCTTGCCGCGATGAGCTTCGGCGCCGCGAACATGGCCATGACCAAGGCCAAGAAGCTCCAGACCTCCAATGATGCCCGCGCGCTCAAGCAGGCCATCCAGGCTTTCAACAGCGAGTACAGCCGTCTTCCGGACTTCGGCGCTCAAGGCGATGAAGCCCAGACCGATGGCGAAGCCGGTGCCGAACTCCTCACCATCCTTCTTGGTAAGGAAGAGGTCAGTGACTCGATGCAGAACAAGAAGCAGATCGCTTTCGGCAATTTCAAGATCAACAAGACCAAGGCCAAGGGTGGCCTGGTTTACAGCAACGGTGGCTCCGGCGCCCGCCCGGACGGGCTCTACGACGCTTGGGGCAAGCCTTTCTACCTGAAGCTCGATACCGAGTATGATGGCGAGCTGGAAGACCCCTTCAAGCAGGGCAATATCGTCCGCGACACCATCATCGTCTATAGCTACGGCGCTGACGGTAAGGTCGGCGGTGGCGACGACATCCAGACCTGGTAA